From a single Pieris rapae chromosome 17, ilPieRapa1.1, whole genome shotgun sequence genomic region:
- the LOC110993867 gene encoding uncharacterized protein LOC110993867 — MAKPEYLSKDILDEEYMKSFEPFHHLQMALGSCRINIQNRFVSSPTAAQKIFSICCVLITLLLYIYSMNTYFNRYYDFEGIYVTSIISVVMYYLTFFFNIIHLRFMNCKSNTRFYIQLQEIDRLMNVNKNEKLNRVLYLNNLASAGVSVLILLMAFCLTMYENIQFFLGFIGLLYSVLVCTVEWLYCADLMVYFFLRIRFINAIIVNHLQGTVGPFEYRAINLPTFYFIRCLASETHDFQTNCVDLYLKALFEGFTSFQNHYRFQMLLFCNQFVLLSLLTFGIGLGAFQYNVSELYLQSTIKSPGNKITKKEKNINCTSLVGINKLANNFNL, encoded by the exons ATGGCCAAACCTGAATATTTATCGAAAGATATTTTAGATGAGGAGTATATGAAATCCTTTGAGCCTTTCCATCATCTCCAAATGGCATTAGGGTCGTGTcgtataaatattcaaaacagaTTTGTTAGCTCACCGACTGCCGCGCAAAAGATTTTCTCTATATGTTGTGTTCTCATCACATtattactatacatatattccATGAATACATACTTTAATCGATACTACGATTTCGAGGGTATCTACGTCACAAGTATCATTAGTgttgtcatgtattatttaacttttttctttaacataattcatttaagATTTATGAATTGCAAAAGCAACACAAGATTTTACATTCAACTACAAGAAATCGACCGTCTCATGAACGTCAACAAAAATGAGAAGTTAAACAGAGTTTTGTATCTGAATAACTTGGCATCGGCGGGAGTTTCAGTACTTATATTACTGATGgcattttgtttaacaatgtaTGAGAATATACAGTTTTTTCTGGGATTTATTGGACTTCTATACAGTGTTTTAGTATGCACTGTAGAATGGCTGTACTGTGCAGACTTAATggtgtatttctttttaagaatACGGTTTATTAATGCAATTATTGTAAATCATCTTCAGGGTACAGTCGGTCCTTTTGAATACAGGGCTATTAATTTACctacattttactttatacgTTGTTTAGCCTCTGAAACACATGATTTTCAGACGAATTGTGTTGACTTGTACCTTAAAGCTCTATTTGAAGGATTTACATCATTTCAAAACCATTACAGATTTCAA AtgcttttattttgtaaccAATTCGTACTACTCTCTTTGCTGACATTTGGAATAGGATTGGGAGCATTTCAATATAATGTAagtgaattatatttacaaagcaCTATAAAGTCGCCAGgcaataaaattaccaagaaggagaaaaatattaatt GCACTTCGCTGGTCGGAATTAATAAACTTgccaacaattttaatttgtaa
- the LOC110993887 gene encoding uncharacterized protein LOC110993887: MMNAVHFLIGLILALCLHECTAIWCYQCNSAIPGCMEPFNWKGIGYLGNPCPDSEDICVKLIERKGAQKTITRDCLSNFRAFRTDIPADTYEGCRAAAKDVNLANYVNNTIKELDIKRDWYDETTWCFCFLDHRCNSATMSSSSILTIFIYLLYKALF; the protein is encoded by the exons ATGATGAACGCAGTACATTTTTTGATTGGTTTAATACTTGCCTTGTGTCTTCATGAAT GTACAGCAATATGGTGCTATCAGTGTAATTCTGCAATACCTGGCTGCATGGAGCCTTTCAATTGGAAGGGAATTGGTTACCTTGGTAACCCATGTCCAGATAGTGAAGATATTTGTGTAAAACTTATAGAAAGGAAAGGAG ctcaaaaaacaataacacgAGACTGTTTAAGCAACTTCAGAGCATTCCGAACAGACATCCCTGCTGATACATATGAAGGCTGTCGAGCAGCAGCAAAAGATGTTAACCTAGCAAACTATGTTAATAACACTATAAAAGAACTGGATATTAaaag AGATTGGTATGATGAAACAACCTGGTGCTTCTGTTTCCTGGACCATAGATGCAATAGTGCTACAATGTCGAGTTCAagcattttaacaatatttatttatttgctatacAAAGCATTGTTCTGA
- the LOC110994047 gene encoding uncharacterized protein LOC110994047, whose translation MEEENVPSEEQPKGEEVEEGDNNVEGQADTETRTDEQTVDQEGLEGEVTERTEGETVVGEHDEQDELLGEHKELVMGEGEEMMGEELEGEHVEGEETEKKEPPPPVEEAVEEEEGYVEEPPPDPTAAYDLSDSKEALKPPFELRPEQLAEVEQLWDFYQNCTPAYADLDGYITEKELVYMLKCLMLMTVTPEQLQELIVFCVRPPHPLGHIVFDQFLKMVTIRQRDFPVEEELRTALQVMDPGRTGTIDREFLKETLSKLGYKMPQKQLDNLIKEVDMSNDGTIGIEDVVGTMCIDLNKEDLLMLMASLQPPEDQAPAEEP comes from the coding sequence ATGGAAGAAGAAAATGTACCTAGCGAAGAACAGCCAAAAGGTGAAGAAGTTGAAGAGGGCGACAATAATGTCGAAGGTCAGGCAGATACTGAAACTAGGACCGATGAACAAACTGTGGACCAGGAAGGACTGGAGGGAGAGGTTACAGAGAGAACTGAAGGTGAAACGGTGGTGGGGGAACATGATGAGCAAGATGAGTTACTTGGGGAACATAAAGAGCTGGTAATGGGGGAAGGGGAGGAAATGATGGGCGAAGAATTGGAAGGAGAGCATGTAGAAGGGGaagaaactgaaaaaaaagaaCCCCCTCCGCCTGTCGAAGAGGCAGTGGAAGAGGAAGAGGGATATGTTGAAGAGCCACCTCCAGACCCCACCGCTGCTTACGATTTATCTGACTCAAAGGAAGCTCTAAAACCACCTTTTGAATTGAGGCCCGAGCAGTTGGCCGAAGTCGAACAACTTTGGGACTTTTATCAAAACTGTACACCTGCTTATGCCGATCTTGACGGATACATAACTgaaaaagaattagtctatATGCTAAAATGTCTGATGCTGATGACTGTTACGCCAGAGCAATTACAAGAATTGATAGTATTTTGTGTAAGACCACCGCATCCTCTAGGTCATATAGTATTTGATCAGTTTTTGAAGATGGTTACCATACGGCAAAGGGACTTCCCAGTTGAAGAAGAATTACGAACGGCGTTGCAAGTTATGGATCCAGGCAGAACCGGAACTATTGACagagaatttttaaaagagaCTCTTTCTAAGCTTGGTTACAAAATGCCTCAGAAACAATtggataatttaattaaagaagtaGACATGAGCAATGACGGAACCATAGGTATTGAAGATGTTGTTGGCACTATGTGCATAGATCTGAATAAAGAGGATTTGTTAATGCTTATGGCATCATTACAACCACCGGAAGATCAAGCGCCTGCTGAGGAACCATAG
- the LOC110993997 gene encoding uncharacterized protein LOC110993997, whose translation MLPAAFAHQFISHVHVTTPAHTYSHGVGDAESIQRRHESPIRNLRLPQMTQAHLGYSRQRPSIPFHVEDTPRMLPWQQDLRNAEKIPLLPPSPYKVDSADPESLWPEGLFIPPPPLQFDIQRRSSQTKNSRPSRDDDFLDPYLLEGTEAVYAIEKTKHHGELYFHDVPHIQSLLTNQQHRVKNKLKPHRLGSIRHTWPFNRI comes from the exons ATGTTGCCAGCTGCGTTCGCCCATCAATTTATTTCTCATGTTCATGTGACAACTCCAGCTCACACCTATAGTCATGGAGTTGGTGATGCAGAGTCTATCCAGAGACGCCACGAGAGTCCCATAAGGAATTTAAGAT taccTCAGATGACCCAAGCGCATCTAGGATACTCTCGGCAACGACCATCTATTCCGTTTCACGTGGAAGATACTCCGAGAATGTTACCATGGCAACAAGACCTGCGGAATGCTG aaaaaattCCTCTGCTACCTCCATCTCCGTACAAAGTGGACTCGGCGGATCCTGAATCCCTCTGGCCTGAGGGGTTATTTATACCACCTCCACCTTTACAATTTGACATACAAAGAAGGTCGAGCCAGACTAAAAATTCGAGGCCTTCACGTGATG ACGATTTCTTGGACCCATATCTTCTTGAAGGCACCGAAGCAGTATATGccatagaaaaaacaaaacatcacGGAGAATTATACTTTCACGACGTACCTCACATACAATCATTGCTGACCAACCAACAGCATcgtgtgaaaaataaattaaaaccccATCGTCTTGGCAGTATACGACATACTTGGCCGTTCAACCGCATTTAG
- the LOC110994076 gene encoding uncharacterized protein LOC110994076 translates to MSRIFFIICFIGLLSIVLVNGLNKRCIRCRSRGELGSCGDPFPTNVTETETQIGIHVVACPSGWCGKMIEGTTGAFRTDDYGAATQRMCLQRSPSDDEERCAYTMWNHRKVYMCFCNGDLCNSAGKATSFHSMLFISILVLIYNVKTAM, encoded by the exons ATGAgccgaatattttttattatatgttttattggaCTTCTCTCTATCGTACTTGTTAATG GTTTAAACAAGAGGTGTATAAGATGTAGATCAAGAGGAGAACTGGGGTCATGTGGGGACCCATTTCCAACAAATGTTACAGAAACTGAGACACAGATAGGGATACACGTTGTAGCATGCCCTTCTGGATGGTGTGGAAAAATGATTGAGGGTACCACAGGGGCATTTAGGACGGATG ATTATGGTGCGGCAACACAAAGAATGTGTCTTCAGAGATCTCCTAGCGATGATGAGGAAAGATGTGCTtacactatgtggaaccataGAAAAGTGTACATGTGTTTCTGTAATGGTGACCTTTGTAACTCTGCAGGCAAAGCAACTTCATTCCATTCTATGCTCTTCATAAGTATTCTAGTTCTTATTTACAATGTTAAAACTGCTATGTAA
- the LOC110994028 gene encoding protein lin-9 homolog, with amino-acid sequence MADKWETKQSDEKPTKFLNVKDEPMDIELPEEDDVPLAFGPAALGLHRVGTQLPPKPTPSEPMQKLNARGMPARIRKKNRFIFVDDFVNTSPPRQSPKRSPKILKTPSKISNFKKQKSPSKSPVKPQKSIEKNEEKVDIASPDPKSGQRIGMRLRNLLKLPKAHKWVCFEYFYSNIDKALFDGENDFMICLKESFPKLKSSKFSKLQWAKIKRMMGKPRRCSQAFFEEERRELERKRRLIRYIQQRKTSDICVKDLPNEIPMQLVVGTKVTARLRRPQDGLFTGVIEAVDTSNNTYRITFERPKLGTHSVPDYEVLSNDNPDSILLSSITQKFRPRPLQDALNSYQLSLTKNNQGDPMIGCNDILNQIDNTVGPYPFGFLELIVKLTKILQIKRSKINKLKDLNSEAEKRKSFDQKTPEDFERKYAAIVIELERMNMDLQGYINDIQVYCQQIAPGPSLAAMLAPSHLREKCREEASELVQNHNNGAVKDRNTVDLITDLTALMLQVKSLSNSDQNAYELSVLQGTMEQIKLKLPIKYQKIFQTSVEPHMQRIQMGLGQISTTSLIVS; translated from the exons ATGGCGGATAAGTGGGAAA CAAAGCAATCTGATGAAAAACCTACAAAATTCCTAAATGTGAAGGATGAGCCTATGGATATTGAATTACCTGAAGAAGATGACGTTCCGCTTGCGTTCGGCCCTGCTGCACTTGGACTGCATAGAGTGGGTACTCAATTACCGCCAAAACCGACGCCAAGTGAACCAATGCAAAAGCTTAATGCAAGAGGAATGCCTGCTCGCATACgcaaaaaaaatcgtttcatATTTGTTGatgattttgtaaatacttCTCCTCCTAGGCAGTCACCTAAACGTAGCcctaaaatacttaaaactcCTTCAAAAATATCCAatttcaaaaaacaaaaatcaccTTCTAAATCTCCTGTAAAACCCCAAAAGTCCATTGAAAAAAATGAGGAAAAAGTGGATATTGCATCTCCAGATCCCAAAAGCGGACAAAGAATTGGTATGAGACTCagaaatcttttaaaacttcCAAAGGCACATAAATGGGTATGTTTTGAGTACTTTTATAGTAACATAGATAAAGCTTTGTTTGATGGAGAGAATGACTTTATGATTTGTCTTAAAGAGTCTTTtcctaaattaaaatcaagtaaattttctaaattgcAATGGGCAAAAATTAAACGAATGATGGGTAAACCTCGTAGGTGCTCACAAGCGTTTTTCGAAGAGGAAAGAAGAGAATTAGAGAGAAAAAGGAGATTAATACGATACATACAGCAAAGGAAAACATCAGACATATGTGTCAAAGATTTACCCAATGAGATTCCCATGCAGTTAGTGGTTGGAACAAAAGTAACAGCTCGATTACGTAGACCACAAGATGGACTATTTACAGGTGTTATTGAGGCGGTAGATACATCTAATAATACCTATAGAATAACATTTGAAAGGCCTAAATTAGGGACACATTCTGTCCCTGATTATGAAGTTCTATCAAATGATAATCCTGATTCCATACTTTTATCCAGtataacacaaaaatttaGACCTCGTCCATTGCAAGATGCATTAAACTCATACCAATTATCATTAACAAAGAATAATCAAGGAGACCCAATGATAGGGtgcaatgatattttaaatcaaattgatAATACAGTTGGTCCTTATCCATTTGGTTTTCTGGAATTAATTGTGAAATTAACAAAGATATTGCAAATAAAACGTAGTAAGATCAATAAATTGAAGGATTTAAATAGTGAGGCTGAAAAACGAAAATCTTTTGACCAAAAAACACCTGAGGACTTTGAAAGGAAATATGCTGCAATTGTGATTGAGCTTGAGCGAATGAACATGGACTTGCAAGGATATATCAACGATATTCAAGTGTATTGCCAACAGATAGCTCCAGGTCCAAGTCTAGCTGCTATGTTAGCACCATCTCACTTAAGAGAAAAATGCCGTGAAGAAGCATCTGAACTAGTGCAGAATCACAATAATGGCGCAGTAAAAGATAGAAATACAGTAGACCTAATTACTGACTTAACAGCCCTAATGTTACAAGTTAAAAGCCTTTCAAATTCAGATCAAAATGCTTATGAACTAAGTGTTTTGCAAGGAACAAtggaacaaataaaattgaaattaccaataaaataccaaaaaatatttcaaactagTGTTGAACCTCACATGCAAAGAATTCAAATGGGTTTAGGTCAAATATCAACTACTAGCTTGATTGTATCATAA